From one Coffea eugenioides isolate CCC68of chromosome 11, Ceug_1.0, whole genome shotgun sequence genomic stretch:
- the LOC113751570 gene encoding UDP-glycosyltransferase 91D1-like → MAGKSGSLHVVMFPWLAFGHFIPFLDLSKFIAQRGHKVSFISTPKNVDRLPKIPLEFASSITYVKIPLPRVDGLPENVEATVDLGGLDVAVLKKAYDGLEPELTRFLESSAPDWIIYDFAPYWLPPIAAKLNISKSWFSIYSAFSMAFLAPPFEVLIAGTDPRTKVEDFTVPPKWIPFESKVAFKLHESRWMLESRNLDGSGVSDLYRLGSVVKGADVILMRYCREFEGQWLKLVEDLHPRPFIPVGLMPPPVEKNSLENNESWTAIKDWLDGQGKGSVVYVALGSEVSLNQLQLSELALGLELSGVPFFWALRNPSGLPGGFEDRVKGRGIVWKNWAPQLNILSHDSVGGFLTHCGWGSSIEGLMFGHPLIMLPFVIDTGLIARVLEENQVGIEIPRNDVDGSYTSDSVANSVRLVMVENEGKVFKYKAKEIGAIFGDQDLHNSYLQKCVDYLENNRNEFK, encoded by the coding sequence ATGGCAGGCAAATCCGGCAGCTTACATGTTGTCATGTTTCCTTGGTTAGCCTTCGGCCATTTCATCCCTTTTCTAGATCTCTCCAAATTCATTGCTCAAAGGGGTCACAAAGTTAGCTTCATTTCCACCCCTAAAAACGTCGATCGCCTCCCTAAAATCCCCCTAGAGTTTGCTTCTTCTATTACCTATGTAAAAATCCCACTTCCCCGAGTTGATGGGCTTCCGGAAAATGTGGAGGCCACCGTAGACCTCGGTGGTCTTGATGTTGCCGTTCTCAAGAAAGCCTACGACGGACTTGAGCCTGAGTTGACTCGTTTCTTGGAATCCTCAGCTCCGGACTGGATCATTTACGACTTTGCCCCGTATTGGTTACCTCCCATCGCAGCTAAGCTGAACATATCTAAATCATGGTTTTCTATTTATAGCGCTTTCTCTATGGCATTCTTGGCACCCCCTTTTGAAGTACTGATCGCGGGTACTGATCCCAGAACTAAGGTCGAGGATTTTACGGTTCCACCGAAGTGGATCCCATTCGAGAGTAAAGTGGCTTTTAAATTACACGAGAGTAGATGGATGTTGGAATCTAGGAACCTAGATGGATCGGGTGTATCGGATTTGTATCGGCTTGGATCGGTTGTAAAGGGCGCAGATGTTATATTGATGAGATATTGCCGCGAGTTTGAAGGCCAGTGGTTGAAGTTGGTTGAAGATTTGCATCCACGGCCTTTCATACCGGTGGGATTAATGCCACCCCCGGTGGAAAAAAACAGCCTGGAGAACAATGAGTCATGGACTGCAATCAAGGATTGGCTTGATGGTCAAGGTAAAGGCTCAGTGGTTTATGTGGCACTTGGGAGTGAGGTATCACTGAATCAACTCCAACTCAGTGAGCTAGCTCTGGGGCTCGAGTTATCCGGTGTACCATTTTTCTGGGCTCTAAGGAATCCATCTGGCCTGCCAGGGGGGTTTGAAGATAGAGTCAAGGGAAGGGGTATTGTTTGGAAGAATTGGGCACCTCAGCTTAACATACTGAGTCATGATTCAGTGGGTGGATTCCTGACTCACTGCGGGTGGGGTTCGAGTATAGAGGGGCTCATGTTTGGCCATCCGCTCATTATGCTGCCGTTTGTCATAGACACGGGGTTGATTGCTAGGGTGCTAGAGGAGAACCAGGTGGGGATAGAAATACCAAGAAATGATGTAGATGGATCGTACACGAGCGACTCGGTTGCCAACTCGGTAAGGTTGGTTATGGTGGAAAATGAAGGTAAAGTCTTCAAGTACAAAGCTAAAGAAATTGGTGCAATATTTGGAGATCAGGATTTGCACAACAGTTACCTTCAGAAGTGTGTAGATTACTTGGAAAATAACAGAAATGAATTCAAATAA